A portion of the Candidatus Neptunochlamydia vexilliferae genome contains these proteins:
- a CDS encoding NEL-type E3 ubiquitin ligase domain-containing protein, which produces MGAILQFGCQVGMLCLPYLSNRRARTGIYLTAATGTAAIVIPQLSEGESKEIYRIRLVATSILAIAIPILFISYYKGKCLGESKRIVKEVFGRQVAGAIALCILSEALPYDYRFRYFHLFSQSETPNQNQIDMAWLYRTADSAMTSRHPTIISSCLDTLRKSYHPPKEFTQKEKNSLNTFISKLRTEVVGGITKQKLAQLFISYIERAKIDEDFRGFFFTCLSGATGNCNDRRALTIARINPLYELSKIPVTKPREILSFLKKCWTLELVESQIRGLKVGSDENTQFKDNAENLEVMLAHLLAVKEKFNLPLGIEGMYNTNIGGANDATKIQIIQQF; this is translated from the coding sequence ATGGGTGCTATTTTACAGTTTGGGTGTCAGGTAGGTATGCTTTGTCTTCCCTACCTGTCTAATCGAAGAGCTCGCACCGGCATTTATTTAACAGCAGCAACTGGAACTGCAGCAATTGTAATCCCCCAACTATCTGAAGGTGAGAGCAAAGAAATATATCGTATCCGGTTAGTGGCCACCTCCATTTTAGCTATAGCCATCCCGATCCTGTTTATCTCTTATTATAAGGGAAAATGCTTAGGGGAGTCGAAGAGGATCGTCAAGGAGGTGTTTGGAAGGCAGGTGGCTGGAGCCATTGCCCTTTGTATCCTTTCTGAAGCTCTTCCTTATGATTATCGTTTTAGGTATTTTCACCTTTTCAGCCAATCAGAAACCCCAAATCAAAACCAAATCGACATGGCCTGGCTATATAGAACAGCGGATTCTGCAATGACTTCGCGTCATCCAACAATTATTTCCTCATGCCTTGATACTCTGAGAAAAAGCTACCATCCCCCTAAGGAATTTACCCAAAAAGAGAAAAATTCGCTCAACACCTTTATCAGTAAGCTACGCACTGAAGTTGTAGGAGGAATAACTAAGCAAAAACTCGCCCAGCTTTTTATTTCTTACATCGAGCGTGCAAAAATAGATGAAGACTTTAGAGGATTTTTCTTTACTTGCTTAAGCGGTGCTACAGGAAACTGCAACGACCGTAGAGCCCTTACAATTGCTAGAATAAATCCACTTTATGAACTTTCTAAAATTCCTGTAACAAAGCCTCGAGAAATTTTAAGTTTTCTAAAAAAATGCTGGACCCTCGAGTTGGTTGAAAGCCAAATCCGTGGTTTGAAAGTAGGCTCCGATGAAAATACTCAGTTTAAGGATAATGCAGAAAACCTTGAAGTCATGCTTGCCCACCTACTTGCCGTTAAAGAAAAATTTAACCTCCCTCTTGGAATCGAAGGCATGTATAACACTAATATAGGAGGTGCTAACGATGCAACAAAAATTCAGATCATTCAGCAATTTTAA